A single region of the Marmota flaviventris isolate mMarFla1 chromosome 10, mMarFla1.hap1, whole genome shotgun sequence genome encodes:
- the F11r gene encoding junctional adhesion molecule A: protein MGTKAKTGGKQLLLFTTAILCPLVLGKGTVHISEPEIRVPENNPVKLPCSYSGFSSPRVEWKFVQGDTTSLVCYNNKITASYEDRVTFSPSGITFQSVTRKDNGMYTCMVSEEGGNNYGEASIQLIVIVPPSKPTVNIPSSATIGNRAVLTCSEQDGSPPSEYIWFKDGIQMPTDPKNNRAFINSSYTLNQKSGELVFDPVTGSDTGEYSCQAQNGYGTPMKSEAVRMEAVELNVGGIVAAVLVTLILLGVLIFGIWFAYSRGYFDRTKKGTSSKKVIYSQPTARSEGEFKQTSSFLV from the exons ATGGGGACAAAGGCGAAAACCGGGGGAAAACAATTGCTTCTCTTTACAACGGCGATCCTGT gTCCCCTGGTGCTGGGCAAGGGTACAGTACACATATCTGAACCGGAAATTCGAGTTCCTGAGAATAACC CGGTCAAGTTGCCCTGCTCCTACTCTGGCTTCTCTTCTCCCCGTGTGGAGTGGAAGTTTGTCCAGGGTGACACCACCAGTCTGGTTTGCTATAACAACAAGATCACAG CTTCCTATGAGGACCGTGTTACCTTCTCACCATCTGGCATCACCTTCCAATCTGTGACCCGGAAAGACAATGGGATGTACACTTGTATGGTCTCTGAGGAAGGTGGCAACAATTATGGGGAGGCCAGCATCCAGCTTATTGTGATTG tGCCTCCATCTAAGCCTACAGTCAACATTCCCTCCTCTGCTACCATTGGAAACCGGGCAGTACTGACCTGCTCAGAACAAGATGGTTCCCCGCCCTCTGAATACATCTGGTTCAAGGATGGGATACAGATGCCTACAGATCCCAAGAACAACCGGGCCTTCATCAATTCTTCCTATACTCTGAATCAGAAGTCAGGGGAGTTG GTCTTTGATCCTGTGACGGGCTCTGATACTGGAGAATACAGTTGTCAGGCACAGAATGGGTATGGGACACCCATGAAGTCAGAAGCTGTACGCATGGAAGCTG TGGAACTGAACGTGGGAGGCATTGTAGCAGCTGTCCTTGTGACACTGATTCTCCTTGGAGTCTTAATTTTTGGCATCTGGTTTGCCTATAGCCGAGGCTACTTTGACA gaaCAAAGAAAGG GACTTCAAGTAAGAAGGTGATTTACAGCCAGCCTACTGCTAGAAGTGAA GGGGAATTCAAACAGACTTCGTCATTCCTGGTGTGA